Proteins encoded together in one Streptomyces sp. TLI_171 window:
- a CDS encoding response regulator, with amino-acid sequence MAATSGRVLVVDDSEVIRQLIRVNLELEGFEVVTAADGAECLEVVGRVDPDVVTLDVVMPRLDGLRTAARLRASHRTAHLPIAIVSACTPADLERGESVGVDGYLAKPFDPAELIALVRRLRGLPRPVPEGTGRRFAYDFGSIAQLSAQTLRDSALSERPQELVRPDEPRP; translated from the coding sequence GTGGCGGCGACGTCGGGGCGGGTCCTCGTGGTGGACGACAGCGAGGTGATCCGCCAACTGATCAGGGTCAACCTGGAGCTGGAGGGCTTCGAGGTGGTGACCGCCGCCGACGGTGCCGAGTGCCTGGAGGTGGTCGGCCGGGTCGACCCGGACGTGGTGACCCTGGACGTGGTGATGCCCCGGCTGGACGGGCTGCGGACGGCGGCCCGGCTGCGCGCCTCGCACCGGACGGCGCACCTGCCGATCGCGATCGTCAGCGCCTGCACCCCGGCGGACCTGGAGCGCGGTGAGTCGGTGGGGGTGGACGGCTACCTGGCGAAGCCCTTCGACCCGGCGGAACTGATCGCCCTGGTGCGGCGGCTGCGCGGGCTGCCCCGGCCGGTGCCCGAGGGGACGGGGCGGCGGTTCGCCTACGACTTCGGCAGCATCGCACAGCTGTCCGCCCAAACCCTCCGGGATTCAGCCCTGAGCGAACGCCCGCAGGAACTCGTCCGGCCGGACGAGCCGCGCCCGTGA
- the argS gene encoding arginine--tRNA ligase, with product MTPAELSQAVQAAVSTAITAGELTVDVPAHVTVERPKNRDHGDYATNVALQLAKPAGKPPRAVAEILAARLREITGVAAVDIAGPGFLNITLDAATQGELARTIVEAGEAYGRNEALKGLKINLEFVSANPTGPIHIGGVRWAAVGDSLARVLKATGAEVSTEYYLNDAGVQITKFAKSLKAAANGQPVPEDGYVGEYIVDIAKAVAEGVPGILEQPEDEQLQTFRTEGLKLMVAEIQRSMTEFGVHFDTWFSEQTLHDSGAVEKAIERLREQGHVFDREGAIWLRTTDFGDDKDRVLIKADGETTYFAADAAYYLSKRDRGAEVSVYMLGADHHGYVNRLKAIAACAGDDMDRNIEVMIGQFVKMLRDGKEVRLSKRAGNIITIDDVIDWIGVDAARYMLVRQSTDSTITIDIDLVTSASRENPVYYVQYAHARMSAVQRNAVEKGITRSADFKPELLSSEWENALLGQLGEFPRVLAKAGELREPHHVATYLEELARAYHRFYDNCQILPKGDEEVTDLTHARLWLADATRTTLANGLGLLGVSAPERM from the coding sequence GTGACACCCGCAGAACTCTCCCAGGCAGTCCAGGCCGCCGTCAGCACCGCCATCACGGCGGGCGAGCTGACCGTCGACGTGCCCGCGCACGTGACGGTCGAGCGGCCCAAGAACAGGGACCACGGCGACTACGCCACCAACGTGGCCCTCCAGCTCGCGAAGCCGGCCGGCAAGCCGCCGCGAGCCGTCGCGGAGATCCTGGCCGCGCGTCTGCGAGAGATCACCGGCGTCGCCGCGGTCGACATCGCCGGCCCCGGCTTCCTGAACATCACGCTGGACGCCGCCACCCAGGGCGAGCTCGCGCGCACCATCGTCGAGGCGGGCGAGGCGTACGGCCGCAACGAGGCGCTCAAGGGCCTGAAGATCAACCTGGAGTTCGTCTCGGCGAACCCGACCGGCCCGATCCACATCGGCGGCGTCCGCTGGGCCGCCGTCGGCGACTCGCTCGCCCGGGTGCTCAAGGCGACCGGCGCCGAGGTGTCCACCGAGTACTACCTCAACGACGCCGGCGTGCAGATCACCAAGTTCGCCAAGTCGCTGAAGGCCGCCGCCAACGGGCAGCCCGTCCCCGAGGACGGCTACGTCGGCGAGTACATCGTCGACATCGCCAAGGCCGTGGCCGAGGGCGTCCCCGGCATCCTGGAGCAGCCCGAGGACGAGCAGCTGCAGACCTTCCGCACCGAGGGCCTGAAGCTGATGGTCGCCGAGATCCAGCGCTCGATGACCGAGTTCGGGGTGCACTTCGACACCTGGTTCTCGGAGCAGACGCTGCACGACTCCGGCGCCGTCGAGAAGGCCATCGAGCGGCTCCGCGAGCAGGGCCACGTCTTCGACCGGGAGGGCGCGATCTGGCTGCGCACCACCGACTTCGGCGACGACAAGGACCGCGTCCTGATCAAGGCCGACGGCGAGACCACCTACTTCGCCGCCGACGCCGCCTACTACCTGAGCAAGCGGGACCGCGGCGCGGAGGTCTCGGTCTACATGCTCGGCGCCGACCACCACGGCTACGTCAACCGCCTCAAGGCCATCGCGGCCTGCGCGGGCGACGACATGGACCGCAACATCGAGGTGATGATCGGTCAGTTCGTGAAGATGCTGCGCGACGGCAAGGAGGTCCGGCTCTCCAAGCGCGCGGGCAACATCATCACGATCGACGACGTGATCGACTGGATCGGCGTGGACGCCGCCCGCTACATGCTGGTGCGCCAGTCCACCGACTCCACCATCACCATCGACATCGACCTGGTGACCAGCGCGTCCCGCGAGAACCCGGTCTACTACGTGCAGTACGCGCACGCCCGGATGAGCGCGGTGCAGCGCAACGCGGTGGAGAAGGGCATCACCCGCAGCGCGGACTTCAAACCGGAGCTGCTCAGCTCCGAGTGGGAGAACGCCCTGCTCGGCCAGCTCGGCGAGTTCCCGCGGGTGCTGGCCAAGGCCGGGGAGCTGCGCGAACCGCACCACGTGGCCACGTACCTGGAGGAGCTGGCCCGCGCCTACCACCGGTTCTACGACAACTGCCAGATCCTGCCGAAGGGCGACGAGGAGGTCACCGACCTCACGCACGCCCGCCTCTGGCTCGCCGACGCCACGCGAACGACGCTCGCCAACGGCCTCGGCCTGCTGGGCGTCTCGGCGCCCGAGCGGATGTAA
- the lysA gene encoding diaminopimelate decarboxylase, which translates to MSRSAHPAGPRHGDVLPEGHYQAPPTDLNALDPKVWSRTVDRNAEGVATVGGVDVRTLAAEFGTPAYVLDEADFRARARAWRDAFGDTADVYYAGKAFLSKAVVRWLHEEGLNVDVCSSGELRVALAGGMPGERIALHGNNKSVQELEQAVKAGVGHIVVDSYQEIERLAEIAEAQGVRQPVLIRITVGVEAHTHEFIATAHEDQKFGLSLNGGAAAEAVRRVLGKPSLELRGIHSHIGSQIFDFAGFEVAARRVVGLLAEVRDEHGVELPEIDLGGGLGIAYTPEDDPREPAEIAASLSEIVRRECAAAELTVPRISVEPGRAIVGPTAFTLYEVGTVKALEGLRTYVSVDGGMSDNIRTALYDAEYSVALVSRTSEAEPMLVRVVGKHCESGDIVVRDAFLPADLAPGDLIAVPATGAYCRSMASNYNHALKPPVLAVADGAARVIVRRETEEDLLRLDIG; encoded by the coding sequence ATGAGCCGCTCCGCCCACCCCGCAGGTCCCCGCCACGGCGACGTGCTGCCCGAGGGCCACTACCAGGCCCCGCCCACCGACCTGAACGCCCTCGACCCCAAGGTCTGGTCGCGCACCGTCGACCGGAACGCCGAGGGCGTCGCCACCGTCGGCGGGGTCGACGTGCGCACCCTGGCCGCCGAGTTCGGCACCCCCGCCTACGTGCTGGACGAGGCCGACTTCCGGGCCCGCGCCCGGGCCTGGCGGGACGCCTTCGGCGACACGGCGGACGTGTACTACGCGGGGAAGGCGTTCCTGTCCAAGGCCGTGGTGCGCTGGCTGCACGAGGAGGGCCTGAACGTCGACGTGTGCTCCTCCGGCGAGCTGCGCGTGGCGCTGGCGGGCGGCATGCCGGGGGAGCGGATCGCGCTGCACGGCAACAACAAGTCGGTGCAGGAGCTGGAGCAGGCCGTGAAGGCCGGCGTCGGGCACATCGTGGTCGACTCCTACCAGGAGATCGAGCGGCTGGCCGAGATCGCCGAGGCGCAGGGCGTCCGGCAGCCGGTGCTGATCCGGATCACCGTCGGCGTCGAGGCGCACACCCACGAGTTCATCGCGACCGCGCACGAGGACCAGAAGTTCGGCCTGTCGCTGAACGGCGGCGCGGCCGCCGAGGCGGTCCGCCGGGTGCTCGGCAAGCCGTCCCTGGAGCTGCGCGGCATCCACTCGCACATCGGCTCGCAGATCTTCGACTTCGCGGGCTTCGAGGTGGCGGCCCGCCGGGTGGTCGGCCTGCTCGCCGAGGTCCGGGACGAGCACGGCGTGGAGCTGCCGGAGATCGACCTGGGCGGCGGCCTGGGCATCGCCTACACCCCCGAGGACGACCCGCGCGAGCCCGCCGAGATCGCCGCCTCGCTCAGCGAGATCGTCCGCCGGGAGTGCGCGGCCGCCGAGTTGACGGTCCCTCGGATCTCGGTCGAGCCCGGCCGGGCGATCGTCGGCCCGACCGCGTTCACGCTGTACGAGGTCGGCACCGTCAAGGCGCTGGAGGGCCTGCGCACCTACGTCAGCGTGGACGGCGGGATGTCCGACAACATCCGCACCGCGCTGTACGACGCCGAGTACTCGGTGGCGCTGGTCTCCCGCACCAGCGAGGCCGAGCCGATGCTGGTCCGGGTGGTCGGCAAGCACTGCGAGTCCGGCGACATCGTGGTCCGGGACGCCTTCCTCCCCGCCGACCTGGCGCCCGGCGACCTGATCGCGGTGCCCGCGACCGGCGCCTACTGCCGTTCGATGGCGAGCAACTACAACCACGCCCTCAAGCCCCCCGTGCTGGCCGTCGCGGACGGAGCGGCCCGGGTGATCGTCCGCCGCGAGACGGAGGAGGATCTCCTGCGGCTCGATATCGGCTGA
- a CDS encoding homoserine dehydrogenase gives MMRTRPLKVALLGCGVVGSEVARIMTTTADDLAARIGAPVELAGIAVRRAGRPRPGVPEHLLTTDAEALIGRGDIDVVIEVVGGIEPSKSLLLKAFANGASVVSANKALLAKDGAELHAAATEAGVDLYYEAAVAGAIPLLRPLRESLAGDKVNRVLGIVNGTTNFILDKMDSTGAGYSEALEEATALGYAEADPTADVEGFDAAAKAAILAGIAFHTKVTAADVYREGITEVTAADIASAKQMGCVVKLLAICERAADGASVTARVHPAMIPLSHPLASVREAYNAVFVEAEAAGRLMFYGPGAGGSPTASAVLGDLVAVCRNKVNGTTGPGDSVYAQLPAKPMDEVVTRYHVSLDVDDRAGVLAQVASVFAEHGVSIDTVRQQGRDGDAALVVVTHRATDAALSATVDKLRALDSVRDVASIMRVEGE, from the coding sequence ATGATGCGTACGCGCCCGCTGAAGGTGGCGTTGCTGGGCTGTGGTGTGGTGGGCTCCGAGGTGGCGCGCATCATGACGACGACGGCCGACGACCTCGCCGCGCGCATCGGCGCCCCGGTCGAGCTCGCGGGCATCGCGGTCCGGCGTGCCGGACGCCCCCGTCCCGGGGTGCCCGAGCACCTGCTCACCACCGACGCCGAGGCGCTGATCGGCCGCGGCGACATCGACGTGGTGATCGAGGTGGTGGGCGGCATCGAGCCGTCCAAATCGCTGCTGCTGAAAGCCTTCGCGAACGGCGCCTCGGTGGTCTCCGCCAACAAGGCGCTGCTCGCCAAGGACGGCGCCGAGCTGCACGCCGCGGCCACCGAGGCCGGCGTCGACCTCTACTACGAGGCCGCCGTCGCCGGCGCCATCCCGCTGCTGCGCCCGCTGCGCGAGTCGCTGGCCGGCGACAAGGTGAACCGGGTGCTGGGCATCGTCAACGGCACCACCAACTTCATCCTCGACAAGATGGACAGCACCGGCGCCGGGTACTCCGAGGCGCTGGAGGAGGCCACCGCGCTGGGCTACGCCGAGGCCGACCCGACCGCCGACGTGGAGGGCTTCGACGCCGCCGCCAAGGCCGCCATCCTGGCCGGGATCGCCTTCCACACCAAGGTGACCGCCGCGGACGTCTACCGCGAGGGCATCACCGAGGTCACCGCCGCCGACATCGCCTCCGCCAAGCAGATGGGCTGCGTGGTCAAGCTGCTCGCGATCTGCGAGCGCGCCGCCGACGGCGCCTCGGTCACCGCCCGGGTGCACCCGGCGATGATCCCGCTCAGCCACCCGCTGGCCTCCGTCCGCGAGGCCTACAACGCGGTGTTCGTGGAGGCCGAGGCGGCCGGCCGGCTGATGTTCTACGGCCCCGGCGCGGGCGGCTCGCCGACCGCCTCCGCGGTCCTCGGCGACCTGGTCGCGGTCTGCCGCAACAAGGTCAACGGCACCACCGGCCCCGGCGATTCGGTCTACGCCCAGCTGCCCGCCAAGCCGATGGACGAGGTGGTCACCCGCTACCACGTCAGCCTCGACGTGGACGACCGCGCGGGCGTGCTCGCCCAGGTCGCGTCGGTCTTCGCCGAGCACGGCGTCTCCATCGACACCGTCCGCCAGCAGGGCCGCGACGGCGACGCCGCGCTCGTCGTGGTCACCCACCGCGCCACCGACGCCGCCCTGTCGGCGACGGTCGACAAGCTCCGCGCACTGGACAGCGTGCGCGACGTGGCCAGCATCATGCGGGTCGAAGGGGAGTAG
- the thrC gene encoding threonine synthase produces the protein MNAVIARGTHTHQWRGLIEEYRDRLPVTDSTPVVTLLEGGTPLVPAQVLSERTGCDVYLKVEGANPTGSFKDRGMTMAISKAKEDGAQAVICASTGNTSASAAAYAVRAGMVSAVLVPQGKIALGKMGQALVHGAKILQVDGNFDDCLTLARELSEKYPVALVNSVNPVRIEGQKTAAFEIVDMLGDAPDIHVLPVGNAGNITAYWKGYREYAADGLASKTPRMWGFQASGSAPIVDGAPVLKPQTIATAIRIGNPASWDYALAARDDSGGLIDKVTDRQILSAYRLLAAQEGVFVEPASAASVAGLLAKAEAGLVDPGQRIVCTVTGNGLKDPDWAVAGAPQPQVVPIDPETAARRLGLLD, from the coding sequence ATGAATGCCGTGATTGCCCGAGGCACCCACACTCATCAGTGGCGAGGCCTCATCGAGGAGTACCGCGACCGCCTGCCGGTCACCGACTCCACCCCGGTGGTCACCCTGCTGGAGGGCGGCACGCCGCTCGTTCCCGCCCAGGTGCTCTCCGAGCGGACCGGCTGCGACGTCTACCTCAAGGTGGAGGGCGCCAACCCGACCGGCTCCTTCAAGGACCGCGGGATGACCATGGCCATCTCCAAGGCCAAGGAGGACGGCGCCCAGGCCGTCATCTGCGCGTCCACCGGCAACACCTCCGCCTCCGCCGCCGCCTACGCGGTGCGGGCCGGCATGGTGTCCGCCGTGCTGGTCCCGCAGGGCAAGATCGCGCTCGGCAAGATGGGCCAGGCACTGGTGCACGGCGCCAAGATCCTGCAGGTCGACGGCAACTTCGACGACTGCCTGACGCTGGCCCGCGAGCTGTCCGAGAAGTACCCGGTGGCCCTGGTCAACTCGGTCAACCCGGTGCGCATCGAGGGCCAGAAGACCGCGGCCTTCGAGATCGTCGACATGCTCGGCGACGCCCCCGACATCCACGTCCTCCCGGTCGGCAACGCCGGCAACATCACCGCCTACTGGAAGGGCTACCGCGAGTACGCCGCGGACGGCCTGGCCTCGAAGACCCCGCGGATGTGGGGCTTCCAGGCCTCCGGCTCGGCCCCCATCGTGGACGGCGCCCCGGTGCTCAAGCCGCAGACCATCGCCACCGCGATCCGGATCGGCAACCCCGCCTCCTGGGACTACGCGCTCGCCGCCCGGGACGACTCCGGCGGCCTCATCGACAAGGTGACGGACCGCCAGATCCTGTCCGCCTACCGGCTGTTGGCCGCGCAGGAGGGCGTCTTCGTGGAGCCCGCCTCGGCCGCCTCGGTGGCCGGCCTGCTCGCCAAGGCCGAGGCCGGACTGGTCGACCCCGGCCAGCGGATCGTCTGCACCGTCACCGGCAACGGCCTGAAGGACCCGGACTGGGCGGTGGCCGGCGCCCCGCAGCCGCAGGTCGTCCCGATCGACCCGGAGACGGCCGCCCGCCGTCTCGGCCTGCTGGACTGA
- the thrB gene encoding homoserine kinase, with the protein MAGPAFRAAAVRVRVPATSANLGPGFDAFGLALGLYDDVVVRVADSGLTVDIAGEGSDNLARDERHLVVRSMRAAFDRLGGQPRGLEVVCANRIPHGRGLGSSSAAICAGIVAARAVTIGGASALDDDALLALASELEGHPDNVAACLRGNFTVAWTEDGVARTITLDPSDRVVPVVFVPSTEVLTETARGLLPKTVPLSDAAVNAGRAALLVEALTRRPELLLTATEDRLHQDYRASAMPDSAALVAALRAEGVPAVISGAGPTVLALGDEAGAEKLLNFAGPQFAAHRLELDRTGATVLPLDM; encoded by the coding sequence ATGGCCGGTCCCGCGTTCCGCGCCGCCGCCGTCCGCGTCCGCGTCCCCGCGACCAGCGCCAACCTCGGCCCCGGCTTCGACGCCTTCGGCCTCGCCCTCGGCCTGTACGACGACGTGGTGGTCCGGGTCGCCGACTCCGGCCTGACCGTGGACATCGCCGGCGAAGGCTCCGACAACCTGGCCCGCGACGAACGGCACCTGGTGGTCCGCTCCATGCGCGCCGCCTTCGACCGGCTCGGCGGCCAGCCCCGCGGCCTCGAAGTGGTCTGCGCCAACCGGATACCGCACGGCCGCGGCCTGGGCTCCTCGTCCGCCGCGATCTGCGCCGGCATCGTCGCCGCCCGCGCCGTCACCATCGGCGGCGCCTCCGCCCTCGACGACGACGCGCTGCTCGCCCTCGCCTCCGAGCTGGAGGGTCACCCCGACAACGTCGCGGCCTGCCTGCGCGGCAACTTCACCGTCGCCTGGACCGAGGACGGCGTCGCCCGCACCATCACCCTGGACCCCTCCGACCGGGTCGTGCCGGTCGTGTTCGTGCCGTCCACCGAGGTGCTCACGGAGACCGCCCGCGGCCTGCTGCCGAAGACCGTCCCGCTGTCCGACGCCGCCGTCAACGCGGGCCGCGCGGCCCTGCTGGTCGAGGCGCTCACCCGCCGCCCGGAGCTGCTGCTCACCGCCACCGAGGACCGCCTGCACCAGGACTACCGGGCCTCCGCCATGCCGGACAGCGCCGCCCTGGTCGCCGCGCTGCGCGCCGAGGGCGTCCCCGCCGTCATCTCGGGCGCCGGACCGACCGTGCTCGCGCTCGGCGACGAGGCCGGAGCCGAGAAACTCCTCAATTTCGCGGGCCCGCAGTTCGCGGCGCACCGGCTGGAGCTGGACCGCACCGGCGCCACCGTGCTCCCGCTCGACATGTGA
- the rho gene encoding transcription termination factor Rho, with amino-acid sequence MSDTTDLMGARPDAEASDAAAAPAAPARRRRTAAAGLDGLVLAELQKLASTLGISGTGRMRKSQLIEAIKEKSGGDPLLAGGSAPAAPAAKKTAKAAAPAAEAAAPAEAEQKPARRARTAAATEPQPQAQAQIEIPVQAAAETAAAAARAERPRRRATAAAGAPTAEAAAAAATATTEQAPAAEAKAETQRPAAAEGEARAERRDRRDRRDRREGGDRPEAAAADSDSEIRESRRDRRNRRERDRADRQGGQQQDGGQPRQQGGQQQGGNASQQQQQQGGNAQQQGGYDDDEFGDGRRGRRGRYRDRRGRRRDGFEGQSGPEVPLSDDDVLIPVAGILDILDNYAFVRTSGYLPGQNDVYVSLAQVRKHGLRKGDAITGAVRQPKDGERREKFNALVRLDSVNGMDPDSGRGRPEFGKLTPLYPQERLRLETDPGVLTTRIIDLVSPIGKGQRGLIVAPPKTGKTMIMQAIANAITHNNPECHLMVVLVDERPEEVTDMQRSVKGEVISSTFDRPAEDHTTVAELAIERAKRLVELGHDVVILLDSITRLGRAYNLAAPASGRILSGGVDSTALYPPKKFFGAARNIENGGSLTILATALVDTGSRMDEVIFEEFKGTGNMELKLDRKLSDKRIFPSVDVDASGTRKEEILLGSEELAITWKLRRVLHALDSQQAIELLLDKMKQTKSNAEFLMQIAKNTPGSGD; translated from the coding sequence GTGAGCGACACCACCGATCTGATGGGCGCGCGCCCGGACGCCGAGGCGTCGGACGCAGCCGCCGCCCCCGCGGCTCCGGCGCGACGCCGTCGTACCGCCGCCGCCGGCCTGGACGGCCTGGTTCTGGCCGAGCTCCAGAAGCTCGCCTCGACCCTCGGGATCAGCGGCACCGGGCGGATGCGCAAGAGCCAGCTGATCGAGGCCATCAAGGAGAAGAGCGGCGGGGACCCGCTGCTCGCGGGCGGTTCCGCCCCCGCCGCTCCGGCCGCCAAGAAGACCGCCAAGGCCGCCGCTCCGGCCGCCGAGGCCGCTGCCCCGGCCGAGGCCGAGCAGAAGCCGGCCCGCCGCGCCCGCACCGCTGCCGCCACCGAGCCGCAGCCGCAGGCACAGGCGCAGATCGAGATCCCGGTGCAGGCCGCCGCCGAGACCGCGGCCGCCGCCGCCCGGGCCGAGCGTCCGCGCCGCCGGGCCACCGCCGCCGCCGGCGCCCCGACCGCCGAGGCCGCGGCCGCCGCCGCGACCGCCACCACCGAGCAGGCCCCCGCCGCCGAGGCCAAGGCCGAGACCCAGCGTCCGGCCGCCGCCGAGGGCGAGGCCCGCGCCGAGCGCCGCGACCGCCGCGACCGGCGGGACCGCCGCGAGGGCGGCGACCGCCCCGAGGCCGCCGCGGCCGACAGCGACAGCGAGATCCGCGAGTCCCGCCGGGACCGCCGCAACCGCCGCGAGCGCGACCGCGCCGACCGTCAGGGCGGCCAGCAGCAGGACGGCGGCCAGCCGCGTCAGCAGGGCGGCCAGCAGCAGGGCGGCAACGCCTCGCAGCAGCAGCAGCAGCAGGGCGGCAACGCCCAGCAGCAGGGCGGCTACGACGACGACGAGTTCGGCGACGGGCGCCGCGGCCGCCGCGGCCGCTACCGCGACCGCCGGGGCCGTCGTCGCGACGGCTTCGAGGGCCAGAGCGGCCCCGAGGTCCCGCTGAGCGACGACGACGTCCTGATCCCCGTCGCGGGCATCCTGGACATCCTCGACAACTACGCCTTCGTCCGGACCTCCGGCTACCTGCCCGGCCAGAACGACGTCTACGTCTCGCTGGCCCAGGTCCGCAAGCACGGCCTGCGCAAGGGCGACGCCATCACCGGCGCCGTCCGGCAGCCGAAGGACGGCGAGCGCCGCGAGAAGTTCAACGCCCTGGTGCGCCTGGACTCCGTCAACGGCATGGACCCGGACAGCGGCCGCGGCCGCCCCGAGTTCGGCAAGCTGACCCCGCTGTACCCGCAGGAGCGCCTGCGCCTGGAGACCGACCCGGGCGTGCTGACCACCCGGATCATCGACCTGGTGTCGCCGATCGGCAAGGGCCAGCGCGGTCTGATCGTGGCCCCGCCGAAGACCGGCAAGACCATGATCATGCAGGCGATCGCCAACGCGATCACCCACAACAACCCCGAGTGCCACCTGATGGTCGTCCTGGTGGACGAGCGCCCGGAAGAGGTCACCGACATGCAGCGGTCGGTGAAGGGCGAGGTCATCTCCTCGACCTTCGACCGCCCGGCCGAGGACCACACCACCGTCGCCGAGCTCGCCATCGAGCGCGCCAAGCGCCTGGTGGAGCTGGGCCACGACGTGGTGATCCTGCTGGACTCGATCACCCGCCTGGGCCGCGCCTACAACCTGGCCGCGCCCGCCTCCGGCCGCATCCTGTCCGGTGGTGTCGACTCGACCGCGCTGTACCCGCCGAAGAAGTTCTTCGGCGCCGCGCGCAACATCGAGAACGGCGGCTCGCTGACCATCCTGGCCACCGCGCTGGTCGACACCGGCTCCCGGATGGACGAGGTGATCTTCGAGGAGTTCAAGGGCACCGGCAACATGGAGCTCAAGCTCGACCGGAAGCTCTCCGACAAGCGCATCTTCCCCTCCGTCGACGTGGACGCCTCCGGCACCCGCAAGGAGGAGATCCTGCTCGGCTCCGAGGAGCTGGCGATCACCTGGAAGCTCCGTCGCGTGCTGCACGCGCTGGACTCCCAGCAGGCGATCGAGCTGCTGCTGGACAAGATGAAGCAGACCAAGTCGAACGCCGAGTTCCTGATGCAGATCGCCAAGAACACCCCCGGTTCCGGCGACTGA
- a CDS encoding LCP family protein has product MAEHRKNRTPRRRAVRIALFALIGLVVVGAALGGIAYWKLNGNIRSVDISGQLGTARPPASTGGAFNLLVLGSDSRSGDNGNLAGGATGDTARSDTAMVVHVNQAHTAASVVSIPRDTLVARPACTAEDGKQVAAARSAMFNSAYEVGGPACAVKTAEQLTGMRMDHFVEVDFAGFASLIDAIGGVQVTTTVAIDDRDSGLHLDAGSHHLGGQQALAFVRTRHGVGDGSDLGRIELQKEMVRAMLGQVGSLGLTSNPVAMWNLGDKLTNALTTDSDLASVSSLVGLAQTVKKIGPDQLTMVTLPVVYAASDPNRVIPKTPEATQLWAALRGDQAVPQAVLQQQPANPAQGSPSGSPSASPSGSAGPTARATEVAGGAE; this is encoded by the coding sequence ATGGCCGAGCACCGGAAGAACCGCACGCCGCGTCGCCGCGCGGTGCGGATCGCGCTGTTCGCGCTGATCGGCCTGGTCGTGGTCGGCGCGGCCCTGGGCGGGATCGCCTACTGGAAGCTGAACGGGAACATCCGCAGCGTCGACATCTCCGGGCAGCTCGGCACCGCCCGCCCGCCCGCCTCCACCGGCGGCGCGTTCAACCTGCTGGTGCTGGGCTCCGACTCGCGCTCCGGCGACAACGGCAACCTGGCGGGCGGCGCCACCGGCGACACCGCCCGCTCCGACACCGCGATGGTGGTGCACGTCAACCAGGCGCACACCGCCGCCTCGGTGGTCTCCATACCCCGCGACACCCTGGTGGCCCGGCCGGCCTGCACCGCCGAGGACGGCAAGCAGGTCGCCGCGGCCCGCAGCGCGATGTTCAACTCCGCGTACGAGGTCGGCGGCCCGGCCTGCGCGGTGAAGACCGCGGAGCAGCTCACCGGGATGCGGATGGACCACTTCGTCGAGGTGGACTTCGCCGGCTTCGCCTCGCTGATCGACGCCATCGGCGGGGTGCAGGTCACCACCACGGTGGCCATCGACGACAGGGACAGCGGCCTGCACCTGGACGCCGGCAGCCACCACCTGGGCGGGCAGCAGGCGCTGGCGTTCGTCCGCACCCGGCACGGCGTCGGCGACGGCAGCGACCTGGGCCGGATCGAGCTGCAGAAGGAGATGGTCCGGGCGATGCTCGGGCAGGTCGGCTCGCTCGGCCTGACCTCCAACCCGGTGGCGATGTGGAACCTGGGCGACAAGCTGACCAACGCGCTGACCACCGACAGCGACCTGGCGTCGGTGAGCTCGCTGGTGGGCCTGGCGCAGACGGTGAAGAAGATCGGCCCGGACCAGCTGACCATGGTCACCCTGCCGGTGGTGTACGCCGCCAGCGACCCCAACCGGGTGATCCCGAAGACCCCGGAGGCGACCCAGCTGTGGGCGGCGCTGCGGGGCGACCAGGCGGTGCCGCAGGCGGTCCTCCAGCAGCAGCCCGCCAACCCGGCGCAGGGCTCCCCGTCCGGATCCCCGTCCGCCTCCCCGTCCGGCTCGGCGGGCCCCACCGCGCGGGCCACCGAAGTGGCCGGGGGAGCGGAATAG
- the rpmE gene encoding 50S ribosomal protein L31 — MKSNVHPQYVLTTVTCTCGNEFTTRSTETSGEIRAEVCSNCHPFYTGKQKILDTGGRVARFEARFGKKLSGGKA; from the coding sequence TTGAAGTCCAACGTTCACCCGCAGTACGTGCTCACCACGGTGACCTGCACCTGCGGCAACGAGTTCACCACCCGCTCCACCGAGACCAGCGGCGAGATCCGCGCCGAGGTCTGCTCGAACTGCCACCCGTTCTACACCGGCAAGCAGAAGATCCTCGACACCGGTGGCCGCGTGGCCCGCTTCGAGGCCCGCTTCGGCAAGAAGCTCTCCGGCGGCAAGGCCTAG